In Musa acuminata AAA Group cultivar baxijiao chromosome BXJ2-3, Cavendish_Baxijiao_AAA, whole genome shotgun sequence, the following proteins share a genomic window:
- the LOC135606769 gene encoding cold-regulated protein 28-like isoform X2: MGDISSNRPSTAEISAIEGPSKVADSVSKGWTDEKHTLFLNSIEASFVNELYNEHYHSKAFQGWLSRTKEHKGSTGPSENDMKYGQFKVLRKGCWKNLRFEMDNNHAAIENGSFPLHTNPWVQHFRSPYNMKKKHLKSSDRDDDTEFNRICHQDSIDSSTEVSDQNFIADELIVGQQSSRICRKRRRGTAPVDEPIEDQVVPSRKALVTTISDVNHACPHPANFRSDATTCEVIASIVPPETALHCVKIRRSTVELEGCQPKLMAQSSGHKI; encoded by the exons ATGGGCGACATTTCTTCGAATCGGCCGAGCACGGCTGAGATTTCGGCGATCGAGGGCCCGAGCAAG GTAGCAGATTCTGTATCGAAGGGATGGACAGATGAGAAACATACTTTGTTTCTTAACTCCATTGAAGCATCATTTGTCAATGAGTTATACAACGAGCATTATCATTCAAAGGCTTTTCAAGGTTGGTTATCAAGgacaaaagaacataaaggatCAACCGGACCATCTGAAAATGATATGAAATATGGCCAG TTTAAGGTTTTGCGTAAGGGATGTTGGAAGAATCTCAGATTTGAAATGGATAATAATCATGCAGCAATCGAGAATGGTTCTTTCCCTTTACATACAAACCCATGGGTTCAACATTTTCGATCACCTTACAATATGAAGAAAAAGCATCTTAAGTCATCTGACAGAGATGATGATACTGAGTTCAATAGAATCTGTCATCAAGATTCTATTGACAGCAGTACAG AAGTGTCGGATCAGAACTTTATTGCTGATGAACTTATAGTTGGGCAACAGTCGAGTAGAATCTGCAGGAAAAGAAGACGGGGGACTGCACCGGTTGATGAACCAATCGAGGATCAA GTTGTTCCATCCAGAAAAGCACTTGTTACCACAATCTCTGATGTGAACCATGCTTGTCCACATCCAGCAAATTTCAGATCTGATGCCACAACGTGTGAAGTGATTGCAAGCATTGTGCCCCCTGAAACTGCGCTTCATTGTGTAAAGATCAGGAGGTCGACAGTTGAACTTGAAGGATGCCAACCGAAGCTCATGGCACAGAGTAGTGGACACAAGATTTAA
- the LOC135606769 gene encoding cold-regulated protein 28-like isoform X1, which produces MGDISSNRPSTAEISAIEGPSKDPQVADSVSKGWTDEKHTLFLNSIEASFVNELYNEHYHSKAFQGWLSRTKEHKGSTGPSENDMKYGQFKVLRKGCWKNLRFEMDNNHAAIENGSFPLHTNPWVQHFRSPYNMKKKHLKSSDRDDDTEFNRICHQDSIDSSTEVSDQNFIADELIVGQQSSRICRKRRRGTAPVDEPIEDQVVPSRKALVTTISDVNHACPHPANFRSDATTCEVIASIVPPETALHCVKIRRSTVELEGCQPKLMAQSSGHKI; this is translated from the exons ATGGGCGACATTTCTTCGAATCGGCCGAGCACGGCTGAGATTTCGGCGATCGAGGGCCCGAGCAAG GATCCTCAGGTAGCAGATTCTGTATCGAAGGGATGGACAGATGAGAAACATACTTTGTTTCTTAACTCCATTGAAGCATCATTTGTCAATGAGTTATACAACGAGCATTATCATTCAAAGGCTTTTCAAGGTTGGTTATCAAGgacaaaagaacataaaggatCAACCGGACCATCTGAAAATGATATGAAATATGGCCAG TTTAAGGTTTTGCGTAAGGGATGTTGGAAGAATCTCAGATTTGAAATGGATAATAATCATGCAGCAATCGAGAATGGTTCTTTCCCTTTACATACAAACCCATGGGTTCAACATTTTCGATCACCTTACAATATGAAGAAAAAGCATCTTAAGTCATCTGACAGAGATGATGATACTGAGTTCAATAGAATCTGTCATCAAGATTCTATTGACAGCAGTACAG AAGTGTCGGATCAGAACTTTATTGCTGATGAACTTATAGTTGGGCAACAGTCGAGTAGAATCTGCAGGAAAAGAAGACGGGGGACTGCACCGGTTGATGAACCAATCGAGGATCAA GTTGTTCCATCCAGAAAAGCACTTGTTACCACAATCTCTGATGTGAACCATGCTTGTCCACATCCAGCAAATTTCAGATCTGATGCCACAACGTGTGAAGTGATTGCAAGCATTGTGCCCCCTGAAACTGCGCTTCATTGTGTAAAGATCAGGAGGTCGACAGTTGAACTTGAAGGATGCCAACCGAAGCTCATGGCACAGAGTAGTGGACACAAGATTTAA
- the LOC135606766 gene encoding UDP-glucuronate:xylan alpha-glucuronosyltransferase 2-like has translation MGFGGEMMQAVASKALVIKINVAFLGFFIFAYILLLVLQPASLYNQNATKMVSCSLRGCHVKKAEGSIRLQAARENRTTMETVPSFLKRLHGGMKVALVNVGAEEALDWGLPSGTTAVDFEPISDNFQWKDLFPEWIDEEEENEGPSCPEIPMPDLSSCGEVGMVVAKLPCWRAETAGWARDLSRLQVHLVAAAAAAQRGRRDARGAVKVVLLSACRPMMELFRCDDLVAREGEWWMYEAEAWRLEEKLALPIGSCNLALPLWDKGTDVVYDASKLAEAATPRRREAYATVLHSSDTYVCGAVALAHSIVRTRSTRELVLLHDNTVAPHKLRGLAAAGWTLREIERIRNPRAQRGTYNEYNYSKLRLWQLTDYHKVVFIDADILVLRSLDVLFRFPQISATGNDGVIFNSGVMVIEPSNCTFKALMALREDVVSYNGGDQGFLNEVFVWWHRLPRRVNFLKNFWSNTTAEASMKNHLFAADPPKLYSIHYLGIKPWMCYREYDCNWNIGDQRAYASDAAHATWWRLHDQMDERLHEFCGLPAARREELEQERREAEEFGFGDGHWRLRVSGDGRNVTKQ, from the exons atgggcTTTGGAGGGGAGATGATGCAGGCTGTTGCATCGAAAGCTCTGGTGATCAAGATTAATGTAGCCTTCCTGGGCTTCTTCATCTTCGCCTACATCCTGCTGCTCGTCCTACAACCTGCGTCGCTGTACAACCAGAACGCCACCAAGATGGTCTCTTGTTCCTTGCGCGGCTGCCACGTGAAGAAG GCGGAAGGATCGATCCGGCTGCAGGCTGCGCGAGAGAACCGGACGACGATGGAGACGGTCCCAAGCTTCCTCAAGAGGTTGCATGGCGGCATGAAGGTTGCCCTGGTGAACGTCGGAGCCGAGGAAGCGCTCGACTGGGGTCTCCCCAGCGGCACGACGGCCGTGGACTTCGAGCCCATCTCCGACAACTTCCAGTGGAAGGACCTGTTCCCGGAATGgatcgacgaggaggaggagaacgagGGCCCATCGTGTCCAGAGATCCCGATGCCCGACCTCTCCTCGTGCGGCGAGGTGGGCATGGTCGTCGCCAAGCTGCCATGCTGGCGTGCGGAGACGGCCGGGTGGGCGCGCGACTTGTCGCGGCTGCAGGTCCACCTAGTGGCGGCGGCCGCTGCGGCGCAGAGGGGGCGTAGGGACGCCCGAGGGGCGGTGAAGGTGGTGCTGCTGAGCGCCTGCCGGCCGATGATGGAACTGTTCCGGTGCGACGACCTGGTGGCGAGAGAAGGTGAGTGGTGGATGTACGAGGCGGAGGCATGGAGGTTGGAGGAGAAGCTCGCCTTGCCCATCGGCTCCTGCAACCTTGCCTTGCCACTGTGGGACAAAG GAACGGACGTGGTCTACGACGCATCGAAGCTGGCGGAGGCGGCGACCCCGCGCCGCCGCGAGGCCTACGCGACCGTGCTGCATTCCTCCGACACGTACGTGTGCGGCGCGGTCGCGCTGGCTCACAGCATCGTCAGAACCCGCTCCACCCGCGAACTCGTCCTGCTCCACGACAACACCGTCGCCCCCCACAAGCTGCGTGGGCTAGCCGCCGCCGGGTGGACCCTCCGCGAGATCGAGCGCATCCGCAACCCGCGCGCCCAGCGCGGCACCTACAACGAGTACAACTACAGCAAGCTCCGCCTGTGGCAGCTCACCGATTACCACAAGGTCGTCTTCATCGACGCCGACATCCTCGTCCTCCGCAGCCTCGACGTCCTCTTCCGCTTCCCGCAGATATCCGCCACCGGTAACGACGGCGTCATCTTCAACTCCGGCGTCATGGTCATCGAGCCGTCGAACTGCACCTTCAAAGCGTTGATGGCGCTCCGGGAGGACGTCGTCTCGTACAACGGCGGTGACCAGGGGTTCCTCAACGAGGTGTTCGTGTGGTGGCACCGTCTGCCGAGGCGCGTCAACTTCCTCAAGAACTTCTGGTCGAACACCACGGCGGAGGCGAGCATGAAGAACCACCTCTTCGCCGCCGACCCGCCGAAGCTGTACTCGATCCACTACCTCGGCATAAAGCCGTGGATGTGCTACAGGGAGTACGACTGCAACTGGAACATCGGGGATCAGCGAGCCTACGCGAGCGACGCGGCGCACGCGACGTGGTGGAGGCTGCATGATCAGATGGACGAGCGGCTGCACGAGTTCTGTGGGCTACCGGCGGCGAGGAGGGAGGAGCTGGAGCAGGAGCGGCGGGAGGCGGAGGAGTTTGGGTTTGGAGATGGGCATTGGAGGTTGAGGGTTTCGGGGGACGGCAGGAACGTGACAAAGCAGTGA
- the LOC135606769 gene encoding cold-regulated protein 27-like isoform X3 — protein MGDISSNRPSTAEISAIEGPSKDPQVADSVSKGWTDEKHTLFLNSIEASFVNELYNEHYHSKAFQGWLSRTKEHKGSTGPSENDMKYGQFKVLRKGCWKNLRFEMDNNHAAIENGSFPLHTNPWVQHFRSPYNMKKKHLKSSDRDDDTEFNRICHQDSIDSSTEVSDQNFIADELIVGQQSSRICRKRRRGTAPVDEPIEDQVMGCSIQKSTCYHNL, from the exons ATGGGCGACATTTCTTCGAATCGGCCGAGCACGGCTGAGATTTCGGCGATCGAGGGCCCGAGCAAG GATCCTCAGGTAGCAGATTCTGTATCGAAGGGATGGACAGATGAGAAACATACTTTGTTTCTTAACTCCATTGAAGCATCATTTGTCAATGAGTTATACAACGAGCATTATCATTCAAAGGCTTTTCAAGGTTGGTTATCAAGgacaaaagaacataaaggatCAACCGGACCATCTGAAAATGATATGAAATATGGCCAG TTTAAGGTTTTGCGTAAGGGATGTTGGAAGAATCTCAGATTTGAAATGGATAATAATCATGCAGCAATCGAGAATGGTTCTTTCCCTTTACATACAAACCCATGGGTTCAACATTTTCGATCACCTTACAATATGAAGAAAAAGCATCTTAAGTCATCTGACAGAGATGATGATACTGAGTTCAATAGAATCTGTCATCAAGATTCTATTGACAGCAGTACAG AAGTGTCGGATCAGAACTTTATTGCTGATGAACTTATAGTTGGGCAACAGTCGAGTAGAATCTGCAGGAAAAGAAGACGGGGGACTGCACCGGTTGATGAACCAATCGAGGATCAAGTAATGG GTTGTTCCATCCAGAAAAGCACTTGTTACCACAATCTCTGA
- the LOC103977176 gene encoding uncharacterized protein LOC103977176, giving the protein MEGPVGGGQDNVKHLADCSVANALGTWFFSVAGALIAIPVGIRKKSLAPLVFFGTTGTMLDIIMGISQCEREHAERQMKLLETQNLASSASADAEG; this is encoded by the exons ATGGAGGGGCCGGTCGGAGGCGGGCAGGACAACGTGAAGCATCTCGCAGATTGCTCCGTTGCCAA TGCACTTGGTACATGGTTTTTCTCGGTAGCTGGAGCTTTAATTGCAATACCAGTGGGAATTCGAAAGAAATCATTGGCGCCATTAGTCTTCTTCGGTACGAccggcaccatgcttgatattatCATGGGGATCAGCCAATGCGAGCGAGAGCATGCGGAGCGCCAAATGAAGCTGCTGGAAACACAAAACCTTGCGAGCAGTGCTTCAGCTGATGCTGAAGGCTAA